In a single window of the Nicotiana tomentosiformis chromosome 8, ASM39032v3, whole genome shotgun sequence genome:
- the LOC138897546 gene encoding uncharacterized protein, translated as MPTGKLAKWQILLSEIDIIYVTQKTVKGQTLADHLVENPINGEYEPLKMYFPDEEVSFVGEDITEAYDGWRMFFDGAANFKGVGIIVILVSKIGQHYQVSAKLRFPCTKNMAEYEACILGLRLAIDMNIQELLVIGDSDLLVHQILGEWATKNTKILPYLHYVQGLIKRFTKIELKHVSRIQNEFADALPTFSSMI; from the coding sequence atgcctacgggtaagttagcaaagtggcagatattgctaagtgagatcgacatcatctatgtgactcagaagacAGTCAAGGGGCAAACATTAGCAGATCATTTGGTAGAAAATCCCATaaacggagaatacgaaccattgaaaatgtattttcccgatgaggaggtgtcgttcgtaggagaagatatcaccgaggcatatgatggttggaggatgtttttcGACGGAGCAGCAAACTTTAAAGGAGTAGGCATCATAGTTATCTTAGTATCAAAAATCGGTCAACACTATcaggtatccgcaaaactcaggtttccatgcacCAAAAATATGGCAGAGTATGAGGCCTGCATCCTGGGACTCAGATTAGCTATTGACATGAACATTCAAGAGTTGCTGGTAATCGGAGACTCAGATCTTTTGGTGCACCAGATTCTAGGGGAATGGGCTacgaagaacaccaaaatattgccatatttgcactATGTACAAGGGTtaatcaagaggttcacaaagatagagttaaAACATGTTTCAAGAATTCAAAATGAGTTTGCAGACGCATTACCCACTTTTTCTTCCATGATATAA
- the LOC138897547 gene encoding uncharacterized protein, whose translation MVDNYKEWHEKLPFSLLGYRTTVRTSTGATPYLLVYGTEAVIPAKVEIPSLRIIQEAELSDAEWVRSRYEQLALINGKRMNADEAKGKFSPNWQGPYMVHQVLTGGALILTEMDGEIWPNLINLDAVKRYYI comes from the exons atggtagataattacaaagaatggcacgagaagctaccattttctttactcgggtatcgtaccacagttcgtacatcaactggggcaactccttacctactggtttatggtactgaagcAGTTATTCCCGCCAAAgtggaaattccttctttaagaatcatacaagaagccgagctcagtgatgcagaatgggtacgaagccggtatgaacaactagctctcattaatggaaaaagaatgaacgcG gacgaagcaaaggggaaattctcacccaactggcagggcccttacatggttcaccagGTAttgacaggaggagcacttatacttacagagatggatggagagatttggccaaatcTTATCAATTtggatgcagtcaagagatactatatttaa
- the LOC138897548 gene encoding uncharacterized mitochondrial protein AtMg00810-like: MVSNRGIEINPDKIKAIEDITVVDNVKAGQRITGRIAALGWFISRSSDKSHWFFSLLKKKNNFSWIQECQQALEELKQYLLSPPLLHTPKADKQLYLKEKLFCLVYVDDLLVVGTSPTFIISLIGRLQSQFVVRDLGRLSYFLGIEVTWDSSGLHLSQSKKSIHDDTLYRSTVGVLQYLTFTRPDIAFAVNKVSQFIHNPLDSHLVVVKRILRYLKGTLSHGLHFSRQPSTLLHGYRDADWGGSIDNCKSTSGWAIFLGSHLISWASKKQCAVSRSSTEVEYRALANAASELTWLEFLLRKISCFSSFTPVLWCDNLSAIYLTINPVFHSRTKHMEIDFYFVRDKVKNKALSVRYISSNDKIADVLTKEFKGKVDHACQPCSTLGGV; the protein is encoded by the exons atggtgtccaaccgagggatcgagatcaatcccgacaaaatcaaagctatagaagacatcactgtggtggacaatgtcaaggccggTCAGAGaataaccgggcgcatagccgccctgggttggttcatatcaaggtcctccgataagagccattggttcttctcgttattgaagaagaagaataacttttcgtgGATCCaggagtgccaacaagctttggaagaactcaaacagtACCTTTTGAGTCCACccttgcttcatactccaaaggcAGACAAGCAGTTATACCT GAAAGAGAAGTTGTTTTGcttagtctatgttgatgacctCCTTGTGGTAGGCACTAGTCCCACTTTCATCATCTCTCTTATAGGCCGCTTGCAATCACAATTTGTTGTACGTGATCTTGGGCGACTATCTTATTTTCTGGGAATCGAGGTGACATGGGATTCTTCTGGTTTGCATCTGTCTCAAAGCAA GAAATCCATTCATGATGATACCTTATACAGAAGTACAGTTGGTGTACTGCAATATCTCACTTTCACGCGCCCGGATATCGCTTTTGCCGTGAATAAAGTGTCCCAGTTCATACACAACCCATTGGATTCTCATTTGGTTGTTGTTAAACGAATTTTACGTTATCTTAAGGGTACTTTATCGCATGGCCTACATTTTTCTCGTCAACCATCCACTCTCTTACATGGCTATCGTGATGCAGATTGGGGTGGTTCTATTGACAATTGTAAGTCCACCAGTGGCTGGGCTATTTTTCTTGGATCTCATCTGATCTCTTGGGCATCAAAGAAGCAATGTGCAGTATCTCGTTCGAGCACTGAGGTAGAGTATCGTGCACTTGCCAATGCAGCCTCCGAACTCACATGGTTGGAGTTTCTACTTCGGAAAATTAGTTGTTTTTCTTCGTTTACTCCTGTGTTATGGTGTGATAATCTTAGTGCAATATATTTAACTATTAATCCAGTTTTTCATTCTCGAACCAAGCACATGGAGATCGATTTTTATTTTGTTAGAGATAAAGTGAAGAACAAAGCACTCTCAGTTCGCTATATTAGCTCAAATGATAAAATTGCAGATGTGCTCACCAAAGAGTTTAAGGGAAAAGTTGACCATGCTTGCCAACCCTGCTCAACTTTAGGGGGTGTGTAA